A window of Aromatoleum bremense genomic DNA:
TGCTCGCGGACGTTGCGGCGCGCCTGCGCGACGTGCGGACACGACCGCGCGTGCTCTACTTCAGTCCGAAGACGCTGACGCAACCTCATCTGGTGGTCGAATGGTGGATCCGCGCGGCGGGCGGCGAGAGCGTCACCGACGACGGCCGCACCGTCGAATCGCGCAGCTTCACCCTCGAGCAACTGCTCGCCTGGAACCCCGACATCCTCATCGTCGCCAGCCACGAGGAGGCGGAGACGGTGCGCCGCGAGCCGCGCTTCGCCAACCTGGCCGCCGTGCGCGCTGGGCGCATCCTGGTGGCGCCCAGCGGCGCCCACACCTGGGGCAACCGCACCTCCGAACAGCCGCTCACGGTGCTGTGGGCGGCGAAACACTTCCACCCCGAGCGCTTCGGCGACATCGACGTCGTCGCCGAGACGCAAGCCTTCTATCACGACATTTTCGGCGCCGACCTCTCTGCCGCGCAGGTGCGCGAAATCCTCGATGGCGGCCCCAGGACGACCCTGGCCGCGCGTTGATTCCAATGCTATCGATACCAAGGAGCATGAAATGGACATGACCACGATGAAGTTCGATCTCGCCAGCCTGGAGGCTCCGCCCGCAGTCGCGGTGCTGGACCGCGTCGCCGGAGGGTTCAAGGCCTTCCAGGCCCTGCGCGCGGGCTACGGCAGCGGACTGTTCGACTGGCTGGACCGCAACGGGCCCGCCGAGCGGGCGGTCATCGCCACGGCCCTGAAACTGCGCGGCGCGCATCTGGCGGGCTTCCTCCAGTCCCTGGAGGACCTCGGCCTCGTGTCGCGCCAGGGCAGCGTGTACGCCCTGGTTCCCGAGATGCGCGAGGTGCTCGTCGCCGGCAGTGCCTGGTGCCAGGCAGCGACGATCGAGCGCCTTTTGGCGCCGGAATGCGGCTGGTCAGATCTGCGCGGCTTCCTGTCCGAGGACTGGACGGCGGCGAGCGTGCCCGTGTCGCCATCCCCAAGGCTGCACCCCTT
This region includes:
- a CDS encoding ABC transporter substrate-binding protein gives rise to the protein MLFRFLPFLVAFVAAIAQAAPPRVVEDMAGDEVALPARVERVATIGAVPVLNGLVFAVGEGRRIVNGLPEFARKPRWGYQAVFAPHTAALPTLQNHDRTPNLEALLGAAPDAVLTMDRASADALRRAGLPALYLAWRQPEDVKTAVRLLGRVFDQPQAAERYAERFDRMLADVAARLRDVRTRPRVLYFSPKTLTQPHLVVEWWIRAAGGESVTDDGRTVESRSFTLEQLLAWNPDILIVASHEEAETVRREPRFANLAAVRAGRILVAPSGAHTWGNRTSEQPLTVLWAAKHFHPERFGDIDVVAETQAFYHDIFGADLSAAQVREILDGGPRTTLAAR